One window of the Populus nigra chromosome 4, ddPopNigr1.1, whole genome shotgun sequence genome contains the following:
- the LOC133692289 gene encoding probable protein disulfide-isomerase A6 yields the protein MGRYNQIWYAFGTMALLAVSALADDVVVLTEDNFEKEVGQDRGALVEFYAPWCGHCKKLAPEYEKLGSSFKKAKAVLIGKVDCDEHKGVCSKYGVSGYPTLQWFPKGSLEPKKYEGPRTAEALAEFVNNEGGSNVKIAAIASSVVVLTADNFNDIVLDENKDVLVEFYAPWCGHCKNLAPTYEKVATAFKSEEDVVVANLDADKYRDLAEKYGVSGFPTLKFFPKGNKAGEEYEGGRDLDDFVAFINEKAGTSRDGKGQLTSKAGIVESLDALVKEFIAAGDDEKKAVFSRIEEEVEKLKGSTARHGKIYLKAAKACMVKGADYAKNEIERLQRMLEKSISPAKADEFTLKKNILSTFA from the exons ATGGGGAGGTATAATCAGATCTGGTATGCCTTTGGCACCATGGCTTTGTTAGCCGTTTCAGCCTTAGCGGACGATGTTGTTGTGTTAACAGAAGATAACTTCGAGAAGGAAGTCGGTCAAGACAGAGGCGCTCTCGTTGAGTTCTACGCTCCTTG GTGTGGGCACTGTAAAAAGCTAGCTCCTGAATATGAGAAGCTTGGAAGCAGCTTTAAGAAGGCAAAGGCTGTTTTGATCGGAAAG GTGGACTGTGATGAGCATAAAGGTGTATGCAGCAAATATGGGGTCTCTGGATACCCAACTCTTCAATGGTTTCCTAAAGGATCGCTCGAACCTAAAAA GTATGAAGGACCACGAACCGCAGAAGCACTAGCTGAGTTTGTCAATAATGAAGGAG GGTCAAATGTGAAGATAGCGGCAATTGCATCCAGTGTAGTGGTGCTAACTGCtgataattttaatgatattgtCTTGGATGAAAACAAAGATGTTTTGGTTGAGTTTTACGCACCCTG GTGTGGCCATTGCAAAAACCTAGCTCCT ACTTATGAAAAGGTAGCCACAGCATTTAAATCTGAGGAAGATGTCGTGGTTGCCAATCTAGATGCTGACAAATATAGGGATCTAGCTGAAAA GTATGGAGTAAGTGGATTCCCTACATTGAAGttctttccaaaaggaaacaaagCTGGGGAAGAGTACGAGGGTGGGAGAGATTTGGATGACTTTGTTGCTTTCATCAATGAAAAGGCTGGAACCAGTCGCGATGGTAAAGGACAACTGACCTCCAAG GCTGGTATAGTTGAAAGTTTGGATGCCTTGGTAAAAGAGTTCATAGCTGCTGGTGATGATGAGAAGAAAGCAGTCTTTTCCCGAATTGAAGAGGAAGTTGAGAAACTCAAGGGTTCCACAGCAAG GCATGGAAAGATTTATTTGAAGGCGGCCAAGGCTTGTATGGTGAAAGGTGCTGATTATGCCAAGAATGAGATTGAGCGGCTGCAGCGAATGCTTGAAAAG TCAATAAGCCCGGCAAAGGCAGATGAATTCACCCTGAAGAAGAACATTCTATCAACTTTTGCTTGA
- the LOC133691145 gene encoding uncharacterized protein LOC133691145 isoform X8 has protein sequence MGSEVEILKMRSTLTISILTSVTSIMASSLNGLTVGDPLQDNLMESPARDEMSLQYSPMSEDFDDSRFCETPINACSPQSESLPGSPVSPYRYQRPLCGFSSAPYSSSFSSHGCSVTSSQHRQRGSDSEGRFPSSPSDICHSADLRRAALLRSVQMRTQPTGSSSFELPFGSGQEPGSNMEAEERPCSYMKSLVEEREYPLEECSSMSISEPEFNEEKACRVLNMNIKGNDSGG, from the exons ATGGGAAGCGAAGTAGAGATCCTGAAGATGAGGTCTACCTTGACAATCTCCATTCTCACAAGCGTTACCTCA ATAATGGCATCTAGTTTGAATGGATTAACGGTCGGAGACCCACTCCAGGACAATCTTATGGAATCTCCTGCCAG GGATGAAATGTCCTTGCAATATTCACCAATGTCAGAAGACTTTGATGACTCTAGATTTTGTGAGACCCCTATAAATGCTTGCTCGCCTCAATCTGAAAGTCTACCTGGCAGTCCAGTTTCTCCATATAGGTACCAAAGACCACTTTGTGGATTCTCTTCTGCTCCTTATAGCAGCTCTTTCTCTTCACATGGATGCAGTGTCACTTCTTCACAGCATCGTCAGCGAGGCTCAGATTCTGAGGGTCGGTTTCCGTCATCACCTAGTGATATATGCCACTCAGCTGACCTGAGGAGGGCTGCACTCCTGCGTTCTGTGCAGATGAGAACACAACCTACTGGTTCATCATCCTTTGAATTGCCATTTGGTTCAGGACAGGAGCCTGGATCAAACATGGAAGCTGAAGAGCGGCCATGCTCATATATGAAATCCTTGGTTGAAGAGAGGGAGTATCCACTCGAGGAGTGTTCTTCAATGAGCATCTCAGAACCTGAATTTAATGAAGAGAAGGCCTGTCGGGTTttaaatatgaatataaaaggGAATGACTCTGGAGGTTAA
- the LOC133691145 gene encoding uncharacterized protein LOC133691145 isoform X6: MGSEVEILKMRSTLTISILTSVTSIMASSLNGLTVGDPLQDNLMESPARSDTMFFARDEMSLQYSPMSEDFDDSRFCETPINACSPQSESLPGSPVSPYRYQRPLCGFSSAPYSSSFSSHGCSVTSSQHRQRGSDSEGRFPSSPSDICHSADLRRAALLRSVQMRTQPTGSSSFELPFGSGQEPGSNMEAEERPCSYMKSLVEEREYPLEECSSMSISEPEFNEEKACRVLNMNIKGNDSGG, from the exons ATGGGAAGCGAAGTAGAGATCCTGAAGATGAGGTCTACCTTGACAATCTCCATTCTCACAAGCGTTACCTCA ATAATGGCATCTAGTTTGAATGGATTAACGGTCGGAGACCCACTCCAGGACAATCTTATGGAATCTCCTGCCAGGTCTGACACCATGTTTTTTGccag GGATGAAATGTCCTTGCAATATTCACCAATGTCAGAAGACTTTGATGACTCTAGATTTTGTGAGACCCCTATAAATGCTTGCTCGCCTCAATCTGAAAGTCTACCTGGCAGTCCAGTTTCTCCATATAGGTACCAAAGACCACTTTGTGGATTCTCTTCTGCTCCTTATAGCAGCTCTTTCTCTTCACATGGATGCAGTGTCACTTCTTCACAGCATCGTCAGCGAGGCTCAGATTCTGAGGGTCGGTTTCCGTCATCACCTAGTGATATATGCCACTCAGCTGACCTGAGGAGGGCTGCACTCCTGCGTTCTGTGCAGATGAGAACACAACCTACTGGTTCATCATCCTTTGAATTGCCATTTGGTTCAGGACAGGAGCCTGGATCAAACATGGAAGCTGAAGAGCGGCCATGCTCATATATGAAATCCTTGGTTGAAGAGAGGGAGTATCCACTCGAGGAGTGTTCTTCAATGAGCATCTCAGAACCTGAATTTAATGAAGAGAAGGCCTGTCGGGTTttaaatatgaatataaaaggGAATGACTCTGGAGGTTAA
- the LOC133691145 gene encoding uncharacterized protein LOC133691145 isoform X3, whose product MGSDSNAVPSASASASASASTSTSTSTPSTPNGKRSRDPEDEIMASSLNGLTVGDPLQDNLMESPARSDTMFFARDEMSLQYSPMSEDFDDSRFCETPINACSPQSESLPGSPVSPYRYQRPLCGFSSAPYSSSFSSHGCSVTSSQHRQRGSDSEGRFPSSPSDICHSADLRRAALLRSVQMRTQPTGSSSFELPFGSGQEPGSNMEAEERPCSYMKSLVEEREYPLEECSSMSISEPEFNEEKACRVLNMNIKGNDSGG is encoded by the exons ATGGGTTCGGATTCGAACGCAGTCCCATCAGCATCAGCATCAGCATCAGCATCAGCATCGACATCGACATCGACATCAACACCATCGACACCAAATGGGAAGCGAAGTAGAGATCCTGAAGATGAG ATAATGGCATCTAGTTTGAATGGATTAACGGTCGGAGACCCACTCCAGGACAATCTTATGGAATCTCCTGCCAGGTCTGACACCATGTTTTTTGccag GGATGAAATGTCCTTGCAATATTCACCAATGTCAGAAGACTTTGATGACTCTAGATTTTGTGAGACCCCTATAAATGCTTGCTCGCCTCAATCTGAAAGTCTACCTGGCAGTCCAGTTTCTCCATATAGGTACCAAAGACCACTTTGTGGATTCTCTTCTGCTCCTTATAGCAGCTCTTTCTCTTCACATGGATGCAGTGTCACTTCTTCACAGCATCGTCAGCGAGGCTCAGATTCTGAGGGTCGGTTTCCGTCATCACCTAGTGATATATGCCACTCAGCTGACCTGAGGAGGGCTGCACTCCTGCGTTCTGTGCAGATGAGAACACAACCTACTGGTTCATCATCCTTTGAATTGCCATTTGGTTCAGGACAGGAGCCTGGATCAAACATGGAAGCTGAAGAGCGGCCATGCTCATATATGAAATCCTTGGTTGAAGAGAGGGAGTATCCACTCGAGGAGTGTTCTTCAATGAGCATCTCAGAACCTGAATTTAATGAAGAGAAGGCCTGTCGGGTTttaaatatgaatataaaaggGAATGACTCTGGAGGTTAA
- the LOC133691145 gene encoding uncharacterized protein LOC133691145 isoform X4, which translates to MGSDSNAVPSASASASASASTSTSTSTPSTPNGKRSRDPEDEIMASSLNGLTVGDPLQDNLMESPARDEMSLQYSPMSEDFDDSRFCETPINACSPQSESLPGSPVSPYRYQRPLCGFSSAPYSSSFSSHGCSVTSSQHRQRGSDSEGRFPSSPSDICHSADLRRAALLRSVQMRTQPTGSSSFELPFGSGQEPGSNMEAEERPCSYMKSLVEEREYPLEECSSMSISEPEFNEEKACRVLNMNIKGNDSGG; encoded by the exons ATGGGTTCGGATTCGAACGCAGTCCCATCAGCATCAGCATCAGCATCAGCATCAGCATCGACATCGACATCGACATCAACACCATCGACACCAAATGGGAAGCGAAGTAGAGATCCTGAAGATGAG ATAATGGCATCTAGTTTGAATGGATTAACGGTCGGAGACCCACTCCAGGACAATCTTATGGAATCTCCTGCCAG GGATGAAATGTCCTTGCAATATTCACCAATGTCAGAAGACTTTGATGACTCTAGATTTTGTGAGACCCCTATAAATGCTTGCTCGCCTCAATCTGAAAGTCTACCTGGCAGTCCAGTTTCTCCATATAGGTACCAAAGACCACTTTGTGGATTCTCTTCTGCTCCTTATAGCAGCTCTTTCTCTTCACATGGATGCAGTGTCACTTCTTCACAGCATCGTCAGCGAGGCTCAGATTCTGAGGGTCGGTTTCCGTCATCACCTAGTGATATATGCCACTCAGCTGACCTGAGGAGGGCTGCACTCCTGCGTTCTGTGCAGATGAGAACACAACCTACTGGTTCATCATCCTTTGAATTGCCATTTGGTTCAGGACAGGAGCCTGGATCAAACATGGAAGCTGAAGAGCGGCCATGCTCATATATGAAATCCTTGGTTGAAGAGAGGGAGTATCCACTCGAGGAGTGTTCTTCAATGAGCATCTCAGAACCTGAATTTAATGAAGAGAAGGCCTGTCGGGTTttaaatatgaatataaaaggGAATGACTCTGGAGGTTAA
- the LOC133691145 gene encoding uncharacterized protein LOC133691145 isoform X7, whose product MGSEVEILKMRSTLTISILTSVTSVKFVPFFSIMASSLNGLTVGDPLQDNLMESPARDEMSLQYSPMSEDFDDSRFCETPINACSPQSESLPGSPVSPYRYQRPLCGFSSAPYSSSFSSHGCSVTSSQHRQRGSDSEGRFPSSPSDICHSADLRRAALLRSVQMRTQPTGSSSFELPFGSGQEPGSNMEAEERPCSYMKSLVEEREYPLEECSSMSISEPEFNEEKACRVLNMNIKGNDSGG is encoded by the exons ATGGGAAGCGAAGTAGAGATCCTGAAGATGAGGTCTACCTTGACAATCTCCATTCTCACAAGCGTTACCTCAGTGAAGTTTGTTCCTTTCTTTTCT ATAATGGCATCTAGTTTGAATGGATTAACGGTCGGAGACCCACTCCAGGACAATCTTATGGAATCTCCTGCCAG GGATGAAATGTCCTTGCAATATTCACCAATGTCAGAAGACTTTGATGACTCTAGATTTTGTGAGACCCCTATAAATGCTTGCTCGCCTCAATCTGAAAGTCTACCTGGCAGTCCAGTTTCTCCATATAGGTACCAAAGACCACTTTGTGGATTCTCTTCTGCTCCTTATAGCAGCTCTTTCTCTTCACATGGATGCAGTGTCACTTCTTCACAGCATCGTCAGCGAGGCTCAGATTCTGAGGGTCGGTTTCCGTCATCACCTAGTGATATATGCCACTCAGCTGACCTGAGGAGGGCTGCACTCCTGCGTTCTGTGCAGATGAGAACACAACCTACTGGTTCATCATCCTTTGAATTGCCATTTGGTTCAGGACAGGAGCCTGGATCAAACATGGAAGCTGAAGAGCGGCCATGCTCATATATGAAATCCTTGGTTGAAGAGAGGGAGTATCCACTCGAGGAGTGTTCTTCAATGAGCATCTCAGAACCTGAATTTAATGAAGAGAAGGCCTGTCGGGTTttaaatatgaatataaaaggGAATGACTCTGGAGGTTAA
- the LOC133691145 gene encoding uncharacterized protein LOC133691145 isoform X2 — MGSDSNAVPSASASASASASTSTSTSTPSTPNGKRSRDPEDEVYLDNLHSHKRYLSEIMASSLNGLTVGDPLQDNLMESPARDEMSLQYSPMSEDFDDSRFCETPINACSPQSESLPGSPVSPYRYQRPLCGFSSAPYSSSFSSHGCSVTSSQHRQRGSDSEGRFPSSPSDICHSADLRRAALLRSVQMRTQPTGSSSFELPFGSGQEPGSNMEAEERPCSYMKSLVEEREYPLEECSSMSISEPEFNEEKACRVLNMNIKGNDSGG, encoded by the exons ATGGGTTCGGATTCGAACGCAGTCCCATCAGCATCAGCATCAGCATCAGCATCAGCATCGACATCGACATCGACATCAACACCATCGACACCAAATGGGAAGCGAAGTAGAGATCCTGAAGATGAGGTCTACCTTGACAATCTCCATTCTCACAAGCGTTACCTCAGTGAA ATAATGGCATCTAGTTTGAATGGATTAACGGTCGGAGACCCACTCCAGGACAATCTTATGGAATCTCCTGCCAG GGATGAAATGTCCTTGCAATATTCACCAATGTCAGAAGACTTTGATGACTCTAGATTTTGTGAGACCCCTATAAATGCTTGCTCGCCTCAATCTGAAAGTCTACCTGGCAGTCCAGTTTCTCCATATAGGTACCAAAGACCACTTTGTGGATTCTCTTCTGCTCCTTATAGCAGCTCTTTCTCTTCACATGGATGCAGTGTCACTTCTTCACAGCATCGTCAGCGAGGCTCAGATTCTGAGGGTCGGTTTCCGTCATCACCTAGTGATATATGCCACTCAGCTGACCTGAGGAGGGCTGCACTCCTGCGTTCTGTGCAGATGAGAACACAACCTACTGGTTCATCATCCTTTGAATTGCCATTTGGTTCAGGACAGGAGCCTGGATCAAACATGGAAGCTGAAGAGCGGCCATGCTCATATATGAAATCCTTGGTTGAAGAGAGGGAGTATCCACTCGAGGAGTGTTCTTCAATGAGCATCTCAGAACCTGAATTTAATGAAGAGAAGGCCTGTCGGGTTttaaatatgaatataaaaggGAATGACTCTGGAGGTTAA
- the LOC133691145 gene encoding uncharacterized protein LOC133691145 isoform X1, with protein MGSDSNAVPSASASASASASTSTSTSTPSTPNGKRSRDPEDEVYLDNLHSHKRYLSEIMASSLNGLTVGDPLQDNLMESPARSDTMFFARDEMSLQYSPMSEDFDDSRFCETPINACSPQSESLPGSPVSPYRYQRPLCGFSSAPYSSSFSSHGCSVTSSQHRQRGSDSEGRFPSSPSDICHSADLRRAALLRSVQMRTQPTGSSSFELPFGSGQEPGSNMEAEERPCSYMKSLVEEREYPLEECSSMSISEPEFNEEKACRVLNMNIKGNDSGG; from the exons ATGGGTTCGGATTCGAACGCAGTCCCATCAGCATCAGCATCAGCATCAGCATCAGCATCGACATCGACATCGACATCAACACCATCGACACCAAATGGGAAGCGAAGTAGAGATCCTGAAGATGAGGTCTACCTTGACAATCTCCATTCTCACAAGCGTTACCTCAGTGAA ATAATGGCATCTAGTTTGAATGGATTAACGGTCGGAGACCCACTCCAGGACAATCTTATGGAATCTCCTGCCAGGTCTGACACCATGTTTTTTGccag GGATGAAATGTCCTTGCAATATTCACCAATGTCAGAAGACTTTGATGACTCTAGATTTTGTGAGACCCCTATAAATGCTTGCTCGCCTCAATCTGAAAGTCTACCTGGCAGTCCAGTTTCTCCATATAGGTACCAAAGACCACTTTGTGGATTCTCTTCTGCTCCTTATAGCAGCTCTTTCTCTTCACATGGATGCAGTGTCACTTCTTCACAGCATCGTCAGCGAGGCTCAGATTCTGAGGGTCGGTTTCCGTCATCACCTAGTGATATATGCCACTCAGCTGACCTGAGGAGGGCTGCACTCCTGCGTTCTGTGCAGATGAGAACACAACCTACTGGTTCATCATCCTTTGAATTGCCATTTGGTTCAGGACAGGAGCCTGGATCAAACATGGAAGCTGAAGAGCGGCCATGCTCATATATGAAATCCTTGGTTGAAGAGAGGGAGTATCCACTCGAGGAGTGTTCTTCAATGAGCATCTCAGAACCTGAATTTAATGAAGAGAAGGCCTGTCGGGTTttaaatatgaatataaaaggGAATGACTCTGGAGGTTAA
- the LOC133691145 gene encoding uncharacterized protein LOC133691145 isoform X5, producing the protein MGSEVEILKMRSTLTISILTSVTSVKFVPFFSIMASSLNGLTVGDPLQDNLMESPARSDTMFFARDEMSLQYSPMSEDFDDSRFCETPINACSPQSESLPGSPVSPYRYQRPLCGFSSAPYSSSFSSHGCSVTSSQHRQRGSDSEGRFPSSPSDICHSADLRRAALLRSVQMRTQPTGSSSFELPFGSGQEPGSNMEAEERPCSYMKSLVEEREYPLEECSSMSISEPEFNEEKACRVLNMNIKGNDSGG; encoded by the exons ATGGGAAGCGAAGTAGAGATCCTGAAGATGAGGTCTACCTTGACAATCTCCATTCTCACAAGCGTTACCTCAGTGAAGTTTGTTCCTTTCTTTTCT ATAATGGCATCTAGTTTGAATGGATTAACGGTCGGAGACCCACTCCAGGACAATCTTATGGAATCTCCTGCCAGGTCTGACACCATGTTTTTTGccag GGATGAAATGTCCTTGCAATATTCACCAATGTCAGAAGACTTTGATGACTCTAGATTTTGTGAGACCCCTATAAATGCTTGCTCGCCTCAATCTGAAAGTCTACCTGGCAGTCCAGTTTCTCCATATAGGTACCAAAGACCACTTTGTGGATTCTCTTCTGCTCCTTATAGCAGCTCTTTCTCTTCACATGGATGCAGTGTCACTTCTTCACAGCATCGTCAGCGAGGCTCAGATTCTGAGGGTCGGTTTCCGTCATCACCTAGTGATATATGCCACTCAGCTGACCTGAGGAGGGCTGCACTCCTGCGTTCTGTGCAGATGAGAACACAACCTACTGGTTCATCATCCTTTGAATTGCCATTTGGTTCAGGACAGGAGCCTGGATCAAACATGGAAGCTGAAGAGCGGCCATGCTCATATATGAAATCCTTGGTTGAAGAGAGGGAGTATCCACTCGAGGAGTGTTCTTCAATGAGCATCTCAGAACCTGAATTTAATGAAGAGAAGGCCTGTCGGGTTttaaatatgaatataaaaggGAATGACTCTGGAGGTTAA